A single Oceanispirochaeta sp. M1 DNA region contains:
- a CDS encoding helix-turn-helix transcriptional regulator: MISDDERKKAEIRAHMFKALAHPVRIYFLEKLKEKTWCVCKLAEEAGIPKSAASKHLSQLKEAGLVDDSRVGTRVEYKLTAPCVLELAACAEGVVLTNRRKQLEL; the protein is encoded by the coding sequence ATGATAAGCGATGATGAACGGAAAAAAGCAGAAATCAGGGCTCATATGTTTAAAGCCCTTGCTCACCCTGTAAGAATTTATTTTCTGGAAAAGCTAAAGGAGAAGACCTGGTGTGTCTGCAAATTGGCAGAAGAAGCTGGAATCCCAAAATCAGCAGCCTCAAAACATCTATCACAGTTAAAGGAAGCAGGTTTGGTAGATGATTCCAGGGTGGGAACAAGAGTGGAGTATAAACTTACAGCACCATGTGTATTAGAATTGGCAGCCTGTGCAGAAGGGGTCGTTCTTACAAACCGAAGAAAACAGCTGGAACTATGA